The proteins below come from a single Nocardioides eburneiflavus genomic window:
- a CDS encoding NADH-quinone oxidoreductase subunit J has product MTFWILAPIMVAAALGILFVRKAVHAALLLAVVMISLAFLYAVLDAPFLFAVQIIVYTGAILMLFLFVMMLIGVDATDSVVETIRGQRVMAVVLGLAFGTVLVLGISQVTFGVVVGLDEANAGGNVPAVANILFSRYVFAFEATSALLITAAVGAMVLAHRERLTPKAGQAELAAQRMRDYAEHGKHLGPLPSPGVYARHNAVDTPALLPDGTAAESSVSRVLAARGTVRSAPALADDIDDVRRQIGGFDGHGDPTSMPETSGKAGAPATTEEDVQKDVQKDVQKDVDK; this is encoded by the coding sequence ATGACCTTCTGGATCCTCGCCCCGATCATGGTCGCCGCCGCGCTCGGCATCCTCTTCGTCCGCAAGGCCGTGCACGCCGCGCTGCTGCTGGCCGTGGTGATGATCAGCCTGGCGTTCCTCTACGCCGTGCTCGACGCACCCTTCCTCTTCGCGGTGCAGATCATCGTCTACACCGGCGCCATCCTGATGCTGTTCCTGTTCGTGATGATGCTGATCGGCGTCGATGCCACCGACTCGGTCGTGGAGACCATCCGCGGGCAGCGGGTGATGGCCGTCGTCCTCGGCCTGGCCTTCGGCACCGTGCTGGTGCTCGGCATCAGCCAGGTCACGTTCGGGGTCGTGGTCGGCCTCGACGAGGCCAACGCCGGCGGCAACGTGCCGGCCGTCGCCAACATCCTGTTCTCCCGCTACGTCTTCGCGTTCGAGGCCACCAGCGCCCTGCTGATCACCGCCGCGGTCGGCGCGATGGTGCTCGCGCACCGCGAGCGGCTCACGCCGAAGGCCGGCCAGGCCGAGCTCGCCGCGCAGCGCATGCGTGACTACGCCGAGCACGGCAAGCACCTCGGCCCGCTGCCCTCGCCCGGCGTCTACGCCCGTCACAACGCGGTCGACACCCCGGCGCTGCTGCCCGACGGCACGGCCGCCGAGTCGTCGGTCTCGCGGGTGCTCGCCGCCCGCGGCACCGTCCGCTCGGCTCCCGCGCTCGCCGACGACATCGACGACGTACGTCGCCAGATCGGCGGTTTCGACGGCCACGGCGACCCGACCAGCATGCCCGAGACCTCGGGGAAGGCCGGCGCGCCCGCGACCACCGAAGAGGACGTGCAGAAGGACGTGCAGAAGGACGTGCAGAAGGACGTGGACAAGTGA
- the nuoI gene encoding NADH-quinone oxidoreductase subunit NuoI translates to MSESPQSPGQESKGIKESFWDPIAGFGVTFRTMFKKVVTEQYPFEKLPTAPRFHGRHQLNRWPDGLEKCIGCELCAWACPADAIYVEGASNSDVPDADGNSQRFSPGERYGRVYQINYLRCILCGLCIEACPTRALTMTNEYELADNNRADLIYEKSDLLAPLLPGMEQPPHPMRLGDDEGDYYRGTTR, encoded by the coding sequence ATGAGTGAGTCCCCCCAGAGCCCCGGCCAGGAGTCCAAGGGGATCAAGGAGAGCTTCTGGGACCCGATCGCCGGGTTCGGCGTCACCTTCCGGACGATGTTCAAGAAGGTCGTCACCGAGCAGTACCCGTTCGAGAAGCTCCCGACGGCGCCCCGCTTCCACGGCCGGCACCAGCTGAACCGCTGGCCCGACGGCCTGGAGAAGTGCATCGGCTGCGAGCTGTGCGCGTGGGCGTGCCCGGCCGACGCCATCTACGTGGAGGGTGCGTCCAACAGCGACGTGCCGGACGCCGACGGCAACAGCCAGCGCTTCAGCCCCGGCGAGCGCTACGGCCGCGTCTACCAGATCAACTACCTGCGCTGCATCCTGTGCGGTCTGTGCATCGAGGCGTGCCCGACCCGCGCGCTGACGATGACCAACGAGTACGAGCTGGCCGACAACAACCGGGCCGACCTGATCTACGAGAAGTCCGACCTGCTGGCCCCGCTGCTGCCGGGCATGGAGCAGCCGCCCCACCCGATGCGGCTCGGCGACGACGAGGGCGACTACTACAGGGGGACCACACGATGA
- the nuoK gene encoding NADH-quinone oxidoreductase subunit NuoK: protein MTEYIVLSAILFTIGCVGVLTRRNALVVFMCVELMLNACNLAFVAFARQHGNLDGQITAFFVMVVAAAEVVIGLAIIMTIFRTRRSASVDDASLLKY, encoded by the coding sequence GTGACTGAATACATCGTCCTGTCGGCGATCCTCTTCACGATCGGCTGCGTGGGGGTCCTCACCCGCCGCAACGCCCTCGTGGTGTTCATGTGCGTCGAGCTGATGCTCAACGCCTGCAACCTGGCGTTCGTCGCCTTCGCCCGCCAGCACGGCAACCTCGACGGCCAGATCACCGCGTTCTTCGTGATGGTCGTGGCCGCCGCGGAGGTCGTGATCGGGCTCGCGATCATCATGACCATCTTCCGCACCCGACGCTCGGCCTCGGTCGACGACGCCAGCCTGCTGAAGTACTGA
- the nuoL gene encoding NADH-quinone oxidoreductase subunit L, with protein MGAGGVFDLLWLVIALPVLGAVLLLGVAPFLPPSLRASVDKHGHLVGTAMAALSFVLSLVLFVSLLGRDAEARQVGQQLWTWFETGSLTVGMDLLYDPLAALFLLLITGVGSLIHVYAIGYMEHDPRRRRFFGYLNLFVAAMLTLVLSANFVGLFLGWEGVGLASYLLIGFWQHKPSAAAAAKKAFVINRVGDIGLSLAIALMFATFGTTDFGAVSELAGEADQGTLNALGLLLLLGACGKSAQVPLQSWLLDAMEGPTPVSALIHAATMVTAGVYLVVRANFIYELTPVAQTAVVVVATVTLLWGAILGCAKDDIKKALAGSTMSQIGYMMLAAGLGPVGYPFAIFHLLTHGFFKANMFLGAGSVMHGMDDDVDMRHYGALNKTMPVTFLTFAMGYLAIIGFPGFSGFWSKDKIIESALAENLVIGLLALLGAGITGFYMTRLMLLTFFTSKRWEKDVHPHESPKVMTVPLIVLAALSVLGGVLLLGDWIVTWLEPVTGHAEHHEPPLPAIVITLIITAVVALGVAAAWFLVGRREIPREAPQDVSFATRAARADLYGDAINDAVVVRPGAGLVGGLTAFDRRGVDGAVEGGSLAVGGLSSTLRRVQNGFVRSYALSLLGGALLVVLALLAVNLR; from the coding sequence ATGGGTGCCGGCGGCGTCTTCGACCTGCTGTGGCTGGTCATCGCGCTGCCCGTGCTCGGCGCGGTCCTGCTGCTCGGCGTGGCGCCGTTCCTCCCGCCGTCGCTCCGGGCGAGCGTCGACAAGCACGGGCACCTCGTCGGCACGGCGATGGCCGCGCTGTCCTTCGTGCTCAGCCTGGTGCTGTTCGTGTCGCTGCTCGGCCGCGACGCGGAGGCGCGCCAGGTCGGCCAGCAGCTGTGGACCTGGTTCGAGACCGGGTCGCTCACCGTCGGCATGGACCTGCTCTACGACCCGCTGGCCGCGCTGTTCCTGCTGCTCATCACCGGTGTCGGCTCGCTGATCCACGTCTACGCCATCGGCTACATGGAGCACGACCCGCGCCGCCGCCGGTTCTTCGGCTACCTCAACCTGTTCGTCGCCGCCATGCTCACGCTGGTGCTCTCGGCGAACTTCGTGGGCCTGTTCCTGGGCTGGGAGGGCGTCGGCCTGGCGTCGTACCTGCTCATCGGGTTCTGGCAGCACAAGCCGTCCGCCGCCGCCGCAGCCAAGAAGGCCTTCGTCATCAACCGCGTCGGTGACATCGGCCTGTCGCTGGCGATCGCGCTGATGTTCGCGACCTTCGGCACCACCGACTTCGGCGCGGTCAGCGAGCTGGCGGGCGAGGCCGACCAGGGCACGCTCAACGCCCTCGGCCTGCTGCTCCTGCTCGGCGCCTGCGGCAAGTCCGCGCAGGTCCCGCTCCAGTCCTGGCTGCTCGACGCGATGGAGGGCCCGACCCCGGTCTCGGCCCTCATCCACGCCGCGACCATGGTCACCGCCGGCGTCTACCTCGTGGTCCGCGCCAACTTCATCTACGAGCTCACGCCCGTCGCGCAGACCGCGGTCGTGGTCGTCGCGACGGTCACGCTCCTGTGGGGTGCGATCCTCGGCTGCGCCAAGGACGACATCAAGAAGGCGCTCGCCGGCTCGACGATGAGCCAGATCGGCTACATGATGCTCGCCGCCGGCCTCGGCCCGGTGGGCTACCCGTTCGCGATCTTCCACCTGCTCACGCACGGCTTCTTCAAGGCCAACATGTTCCTCGGCGCGGGCTCGGTCATGCACGGGATGGACGACGACGTCGACATGCGCCACTACGGCGCGCTCAACAAGACCATGCCGGTCACGTTCCTGACCTTCGCGATGGGCTACCTCGCGATCATCGGCTTCCCGGGCTTCTCCGGCTTCTGGTCCAAGGACAAGATCATCGAGTCCGCGCTCGCCGAGAACCTCGTGATCGGCCTGCTGGCCCTGCTCGGTGCAGGCATCACCGGCTTCTACATGACCCGGCTGATGCTGCTGACGTTCTTCACCAGCAAGCGGTGGGAGAAGGACGTCCACCCGCACGAGTCACCCAAGGTGATGACGGTGCCGCTCATCGTGCTGGCTGCCCTCTCGGTGCTCGGCGGTGTGCTGCTGCTCGGCGACTGGATCGTCACCTGGCTCGAGCCGGTGACGGGTCACGCCGAGCACCACGAGCCGCCGCTGCCGGCGATCGTGATCACGCTGATCATCACCGCGGTCGTCGCGCTCGGCGTCGCGGCCGCCTGGTTCCTGGTTGGTAGGCGCGAGATCCCGCGCGAGGCCCCGCAGGACGTGTCCTTCGCGACGCGTGCCGCGCGCGCCGACCTCTACGGCGACGCCATCAACGACGCGGTCGTCGTACGCCCCGGTGCCGGGCTCGTCGGCGGGCTCACCGCCTTCGACCGTCGCGGTGTCGACGGTGCCGTCGAGGGTGGCTCGCTCGCCGTCGGCGGCCTGTCCTCCACCCTGCGGCGGGTGCAGAACGGCTTCGTACGCTCCTACGCCCTGTCCCTCCTCGGTGGCGCCCTGCTGGTCGTCCTCGCTCTCCTGGCGGTGAACCTCCGATGA
- a CDS encoding NADH-quinone oxidoreductase subunit D yields MTTEQDFYAAPGDTSQGKVFTVTGQDWDSITQSIGESAEERVVVNMGPQHPSTHGVLRLILELEGETVTEARCGIGYLHTGIEKNMEYRSWVQGVTFCTRMDYLSPFYNEATYVLGVERLLDIEDDIPEKAQVMRVLLMELNRMSSHLVAIATGGMEIGALTVMTIGFRERELVLDLFELITGLRMNHAFFRPGGVAQDLPPGALDEIRDFIALMKKRLPEYAALCNANPIFKGRLEGVGHLDLAGCLALGLTGPVLRSTGYAWDLRKTQPYCGYEDYDFEVQTWDTADSYGRFRIRLNEMWESLRIVEQCADRLAGLEGAPVMVGDKKIAWPSQLAIGSDGMGNSLDHIRHIMGESMEALIHHFKLVTEGFRVPAGQAYVPIESPRGELGAHVVSDGGTRPFRAHFRDPSFTNLQATSVMSEGGMVADVIVAIASIDPVMGGVDR; encoded by the coding sequence ATGACCACCGAGCAGGACTTCTACGCAGCGCCCGGCGACACCAGCCAGGGCAAGGTCTTCACCGTCACCGGCCAGGACTGGGACTCGATCACGCAGAGCATCGGCGAGTCCGCCGAGGAGCGCGTGGTGGTCAACATGGGGCCGCAGCACCCGTCCACGCACGGCGTGCTCCGGCTCATCCTCGAGCTCGAGGGCGAGACGGTCACCGAGGCTCGCTGCGGCATCGGCTACCTCCACACCGGCATCGAGAAGAACATGGAGTACCGCTCCTGGGTGCAGGGCGTCACGTTCTGCACGCGCATGGACTACCTCTCGCCGTTCTACAACGAGGCGACCTACGTCCTGGGCGTGGAGCGCCTGCTCGACATCGAGGACGACATCCCGGAGAAGGCGCAGGTCATGCGCGTGCTCCTGATGGAGCTCAACCGGATGTCCTCCCACCTGGTCGCGATCGCGACCGGCGGCATGGAGATCGGCGCCCTGACGGTCATGACGATCGGCTTCCGCGAGCGCGAGCTCGTCCTCGACCTGTTCGAGCTGATCACCGGCCTTCGGATGAACCACGCGTTCTTCCGCCCCGGCGGCGTCGCGCAGGACCTGCCCCCCGGCGCCCTCGACGAGATCCGCGACTTCATCGCCCTGATGAAGAAGCGCCTGCCCGAGTACGCCGCGCTCTGCAACGCCAACCCGATCTTCAAGGGCCGCCTCGAGGGCGTCGGCCACCTCGACCTCGCCGGCTGCCTCGCGCTCGGCCTCACCGGCCCGGTGCTCCGCTCCACCGGCTACGCCTGGGACCTGCGCAAGACGCAGCCCTACTGCGGCTACGAGGACTACGACTTCGAGGTGCAGACCTGGGACACGGCCGACTCCTACGGCCGCTTCCGCATCCGCCTCAACGAGATGTGGGAGTCGCTCAGGATCGTCGAGCAGTGCGCCGACCGCCTCGCCGGCCTCGAAGGTGCCCCGGTCATGGTGGGCGACAAGAAGATCGCATGGCCCAGCCAGCTCGCCATCGGCAGCGACGGCATGGGCAACAGCCTCGACCACATCCGCCACATCATGGGCGAGTCGATGGAGGCGCTGATCCACCACTTCAAGCTGGTGACCGAGGGCTTCCGGGTCCCGGCCGGCCAGGCGTACGTCCCGATCGAGTCGCCCCGCGGCGAGCTGGGCGCCCACGTCGTCTCCGACGGCGGCACGCGTCCCTTCCGCGCGCACTTCCGCGACCCGTCCTTCACCAACCTGCAGGCGACGAGCGTGATGAGCGAGGGCGGCATGGTCGCCGACGTCATCGTCGCGATCGCCTCCATCGACCCCGTGATGGGAGGCGTCGACCGATGA
- the nuoH gene encoding NADH-quinone oxidoreductase subunit NuoH — protein sequence MSVLPLAADLPAPELDAFGQDPWWVILLKAVLIFVILVLLTLFNIWFERRVVARMQHRVGPNVHGPFGLLQSLADGVKLALKEDIVPKAADKVVFLLAPVIAVVPAFVTWAVIPLGPTVNFFGHQTPLQLTDMPVAVLFMLAIASIGIYGIVLGGWSSGSTYSLLGGLRSSAQMISYEVAMGLALVAVFLYAGSMSTSEIVAAQDRLWFGLILLPSFVIYMISMVGETNRAPFDLPEAEGELVGGFHTEYSSLKFALFFLAEYINLATVSAIATTLFLGGWAAPWGIEHVWEGANSGYWPLLWFFGKVFIFIFLFVWLRGSLPRMRYDQFMALGWKVLIPVSLAWIVAVATIRVISLEGNIDRTYLVAAIAVLLVLTIGLMFVGEKKAEEAPVEASEEPHDAFAGGFPVPPMPAGGAVRGAAAPLTFAHSSGGRTTVTAAAEENHE from the coding sequence ATGAGCGTCCTGCCGCTCGCGGCGGACCTGCCCGCCCCGGAGCTGGACGCGTTCGGCCAGGACCCGTGGTGGGTGATCCTGCTCAAGGCCGTCCTCATCTTCGTGATCCTGGTGCTGCTGACGCTCTTCAACATCTGGTTCGAGCGTCGCGTCGTGGCCCGGATGCAGCACCGCGTCGGACCCAACGTGCACGGCCCCTTCGGCCTGCTGCAGTCGCTGGCCGACGGCGTCAAGCTGGCGCTCAAGGAGGACATCGTCCCCAAGGCGGCCGACAAGGTCGTCTTCCTCCTGGCGCCGGTGATCGCGGTGGTGCCGGCGTTCGTCACCTGGGCCGTCATCCCGCTCGGGCCGACGGTCAACTTCTTCGGACACCAGACGCCGCTGCAGCTCACCGACATGCCGGTGGCCGTGCTCTTCATGCTCGCCATCGCCTCCATCGGCATCTACGGCATCGTCCTCGGCGGCTGGTCGTCCGGCTCGACCTACTCGCTGCTCGGCGGCCTCCGCTCGAGCGCACAGATGATCTCCTACGAGGTCGCGATGGGCCTCGCGCTCGTCGCGGTCTTCCTCTACGCCGGGTCGATGTCGACCTCGGAGATCGTCGCCGCGCAGGACCGCCTGTGGTTCGGCCTGATCCTGCTGCCGTCCTTCGTCATCTACATGATCTCGATGGTCGGCGAGACCAACCGCGCCCCCTTCGACCTCCCCGAGGCCGAGGGCGAGCTGGTCGGCGGCTTCCACACCGAGTACTCCAGCCTGAAGTTCGCGCTGTTCTTCCTCGCCGAGTACATCAACCTCGCCACCGTGTCGGCCATCGCGACCACGCTGTTCCTCGGGGGCTGGGCCGCTCCGTGGGGCATCGAGCACGTGTGGGAGGGCGCCAACAGCGGCTACTGGCCCCTGCTGTGGTTCTTCGGCAAGGTCTTCATCTTCATCTTCCTGTTCGTCTGGCTGCGTGGCTCGCTGCCCCGCATGCGCTACGACCAGTTCATGGCGCTGGGATGGAAGGTCCTCATCCCGGTCTCGCTGGCCTGGATCGTGGCCGTCGCCACCATCCGCGTCATCTCGCTCGAGGGCAACATCGACCGCACCTACCTGGTGGCCGCGATCGCCGTCCTGCTCGTGCTGACCATCGGGCTGATGTTCGTCGGCGAGAAGAAGGCCGAGGAGGCCCCGGTCGAGGCGAGCGAGGAGCCGCACGACGCGTTCGCCGGCGGGTTCCCCGTCCCGCCGATGCCGGCGGGAGGCGCCGTACGCGGAGCCGCCGCGCCGCTGACGTTCGCCCACTCGTCGGGAGGACGCACCACCGTCACCGCTGCAGCGGAGGAGAACCATGAGTGA
- a CDS encoding NADH-quinone oxidoreductase subunit G codes for MTTTPERTEVETVTLTIDGVQVSVPKDTLVIRAAEQVGVQIPRFCDHPLLAPVGACRQCLVDIPDAGNGRGFPKPQASCTLPVAEGMVVNTQATSEVADKAQQGVMEFLLINHPLDCPVCDKGGECPLQNQAMSNGRGESRFAESGGVKRTFPKPINISAQVLLDRERCVLCARCTRFSEQIAGDPFIALAERGALQQVAIYEREPYESYFSGNAIQICPVGALTSADYRFRSRPFDLVSTPGVAEHDACGAAIRVDHRRGKVMRRLAGNDPEVNEEWISDKDRFAFRYAQVEDRITYPQIREDGELRPASWPEAFAVAARGLRDAGAAAVLTGGRLTAEDAYAYAKFARVALDTNDVDFRARPHSAEEASFLASHVALSGDVTYADLEAAPVVVLLGLEPEDEAATIFLRLRKAARRGRTQVVSVAPFTSRGLAKMNGRLVPAAPGAEVEAIGSLKDAEHGVTKDAIILVGERLAQTHGALSAAADLAAGTGARLAWVPRRAGDRGAVEAGALPTLLPGGRPVGEASARVDVAAAWGVESLPAKAGRDGDAIVAALAKGDLGGVVVGGVDPDDTADPAAFRAALDAAGFVVSLELRETDVTRVADVVLPVAPVTDKAGTFVTWDGRPRSFDAVFTNPASLPDLRVLAGIADELAAVGRGRPLGFRTVAEVRAEMQALGPWDGARPALDAGKAPKAAKAPKGPKKGEVALALATWKQLIDLGSMQDGEVHLRATARTPVARVSRATYESALGMLEARTAGEQLVTITGDRGSVTLPVVVADLPDGVVWVPARSFGRGVLADLASPGSTVTLKGAS; via the coding sequence ATGACCACCACCCCTGAGCGCACCGAGGTCGAGACGGTCACCCTGACCATCGACGGCGTGCAGGTGAGCGTCCCCAAGGACACCCTGGTGATCCGCGCCGCCGAGCAGGTCGGCGTGCAGATCCCGCGCTTCTGCGACCACCCGCTGCTCGCCCCGGTCGGCGCCTGTCGCCAGTGCCTGGTCGACATCCCCGACGCCGGCAACGGCCGCGGCTTCCCCAAGCCGCAGGCCTCGTGCACGCTGCCGGTCGCCGAGGGCATGGTGGTCAACACCCAGGCGACCAGCGAGGTGGCCGACAAGGCCCAGCAGGGCGTCATGGAGTTCCTGCTGATCAACCACCCGCTCGACTGCCCGGTCTGCGACAAGGGCGGCGAGTGCCCCCTACAGAACCAGGCCATGAGCAACGGCCGCGGGGAGAGTCGCTTCGCGGAGTCCGGCGGCGTCAAGCGCACCTTCCCCAAGCCGATCAACATCTCGGCCCAGGTCCTTCTCGACCGCGAGCGGTGCGTGCTGTGCGCGCGCTGCACCCGCTTCTCCGAGCAGATCGCGGGCGACCCGTTCATCGCCCTGGCCGAGCGCGGCGCGCTCCAGCAGGTCGCGATCTACGAGCGCGAGCCCTACGAGAGCTACTTCTCCGGCAACGCGATCCAGATCTGCCCGGTCGGTGCCCTCACCTCGGCCGACTACCGCTTCCGCTCGCGCCCCTTCGACCTCGTCTCCACGCCGGGCGTGGCCGAGCACGACGCCTGCGGTGCTGCGATCCGCGTCGACCACCGGCGCGGCAAGGTCATGCGGCGCCTGGCCGGCAACGACCCCGAGGTCAACGAGGAGTGGATCAGCGACAAGGACCGCTTCGCCTTCCGCTACGCCCAGGTCGAGGACCGGATCACCTACCCGCAGATCCGGGAGGACGGTGAGCTGCGCCCCGCGTCGTGGCCCGAGGCCTTCGCCGTCGCCGCCCGCGGGCTCCGCGACGCCGGCGCCGCCGCGGTCCTCACCGGTGGCCGCCTGACCGCCGAGGACGCGTACGCCTACGCGAAGTTCGCCCGCGTCGCCCTCGACACCAACGACGTCGACTTCCGCGCCCGCCCGCACAGCGCCGAGGAGGCCAGCTTCCTCGCCTCCCACGTCGCGCTGTCCGGCGACGTGACCTACGCCGACCTCGAGGCCGCGCCGGTCGTGGTGCTCCTCGGCCTCGAGCCCGAGGACGAGGCCGCCACGATCTTCCTACGGCTGCGCAAGGCAGCAAGGCGAGGCCGTACGCAGGTCGTCTCCGTCGCGCCCTTCACCTCGCGCGGCCTGGCCAAGATGAACGGCCGCCTCGTGCCCGCCGCCCCGGGCGCCGAGGTCGAGGCCATCGGCTCGCTCAAGGACGCCGAGCACGGGGTCACCAAGGACGCGATCATCCTCGTCGGCGAGCGCCTGGCCCAGACCCACGGGGCGCTCAGCGCCGCCGCGGACCTCGCCGCCGGCACCGGCGCCCGCCTCGCCTGGGTGCCGCGCCGCGCCGGGGACCGCGGTGCTGTCGAGGCCGGCGCCCTGCCGACCCTGCTGCCGGGCGGTCGCCCCGTCGGCGAGGCCTCGGCCCGCGTCGACGTGGCCGCCGCGTGGGGCGTGGAGTCGCTGCCCGCCAAGGCCGGCCGTGACGGCGACGCCATCGTCGCCGCGCTCGCCAAGGGTGACCTCGGTGGCGTCGTGGTCGGCGGTGTGGACCCCGACGACACCGCCGACCCGGCCGCCTTCCGCGCCGCCCTCGACGCGGCCGGCTTCGTGGTCAGCCTCGAGCTGCGCGAGACCGACGTGACCCGCGTGGCCGACGTCGTCCTGCCGGTCGCCCCGGTGACCGACAAGGCCGGCACCTTCGTGACATGGGACGGGCGCCCCCGCTCCTTCGACGCCGTCTTCACCAACCCCGCCTCCCTGCCCGACCTGCGCGTCCTCGCCGGCATCGCCGACGAGCTCGCCGCGGTGGGGCGCGGCCGCCCGCTCGGCTTCCGTACGGTCGCCGAGGTGCGCGCCGAGATGCAGGCGCTCGGCCCGTGGGACGGTGCCCGGCCCGCCCTCGACGCCGGCAAGGCGCCGAAGGCCGCGAAGGCACCCAAGGGCCCGAAGAAGGGTGAGGTCGCCCTCGCGCTCGCGACGTGGAAGCAGCTCATCGACCTGGGCTCGATGCAGGACGGCGAGGTGCACCTGCGCGCCACTGCCCGTACGCCGGTCGCCCGCGTCAGCCGCGCCACCTACGAGTCGGCCCTCGGCATGCTCGAGGCCAGGACGGCAGGCGAGCAGCTCGTCACGATCACCGGCGACCGGGGCAGCGTGACGCTGCCGGTCGTGGTCGCCGACCTGCCCGACGGCGTGGTCTGGGTCCCGGCCCGGTCGTTCGGTCGCGGCGTCCTCGCCGACCTGGCCTCGCCCGGCAGCACGGTCACCCTGAAGGGAGCCTCCTGA
- the nuoE gene encoding NADH-quinone oxidoreductase subunit NuoE, whose translation MSLDSKTWDELREIAARYPEARSGLLPMLHLVQSVEGRVTPEGIEACAEILGISAAEVNGVATFYTMYKRKPVGDYHVGVCTNTLCAVMGGDVIFERLKEHLDVGNDETTEDGKVTLEHIECNAACDYAPVMMVNWEFMDNQTPESAVQVVDDLRAGNEVHSTRGPRLCTWREAERVLAGFPDDRADEGPAAGPASLAGLKIARENGWTAPEGDK comes from the coding sequence ATGAGTCTCGACTCCAAGACCTGGGACGAGCTGCGTGAGATCGCGGCCCGCTACCCCGAGGCCCGCTCCGGCCTGCTCCCGATGCTGCACCTCGTGCAGTCCGTCGAGGGGCGCGTCACCCCCGAGGGCATCGAGGCGTGCGCCGAGATCCTCGGCATCAGCGCCGCCGAGGTCAACGGTGTCGCGACCTTCTACACGATGTACAAGCGCAAGCCCGTCGGCGACTACCACGTCGGCGTCTGCACCAACACGCTGTGCGCGGTGATGGGCGGCGACGTGATCTTCGAGCGGCTCAAGGAGCACCTCGACGTCGGCAACGACGAGACGACCGAGGACGGCAAGGTCACCCTCGAGCACATCGAGTGCAACGCGGCGTGCGACTACGCCCCGGTGATGATGGTCAACTGGGAGTTCATGGACAACCAGACGCCGGAGTCCGCGGTGCAGGTCGTCGACGACCTCCGCGCCGGCAACGAGGTCCACTCGACCCGCGGCCCGAGGCTGTGCACCTGGCGCGAGGCGGAGCGTGTGCTCGCGGGCTTCCCCGACGACCGCGCCGACGAGGGCCCGGCCGCGGGTCCCGCCTCGCTGGCCGGCCTGAAGATCGCGCGCGAGAACGGCTGGACGGCTCCGGAGGGAGACAAGTGA
- the nuoF gene encoding NADH-quinone oxidoreductase subunit NuoF yields MSTLTPVLTDNWDAERAWTLAAYEERGGYAALDKAFAMAPDDVIDAVKESGLRGRGGAGFPTGMKWGFIPQDNPKPKYLVVNADESEPGTCKDIPLMMASPHTLVEGVIVSSYAIRANTAFIYVRGEVLHVIRRLQRAVQEAYLAGHLGKNIHGSGYDLDLIVHAGAGAYICGEETALLEGLEGRRGQPRLRPPFPAVAGLYASPTVINNVESIASVPSIIVNGPGWFAGMGTEKSNGFGIFSLSGHVTNPGQYEAPLGITLRELIDLAGGMREGHELKFWTPGGSSTPLLTPEHLDVPLDFEAVGAAGSMLGTRALQLFDETTCVVRAVLRWTEFYKHESCGKCTPCREGTWWLTQTLARLEKGQGSEADLDLLLDQCDNILGRSFCALGDGATSPISSSIQYFRDEYLAHLTHGGCPFDPAASTVFSPVGADA; encoded by the coding sequence GTGAGCACACTGACCCCGGTCCTCACCGACAACTGGGACGCCGAGCGCGCCTGGACGCTCGCGGCGTACGAGGAGCGCGGTGGCTACGCCGCCCTCGACAAGGCGTTCGCGATGGCGCCCGACGACGTCATCGACGCCGTCAAGGAGTCCGGCCTGCGCGGCCGCGGCGGCGCCGGCTTCCCCACCGGCATGAAGTGGGGCTTCATCCCGCAGGACAACCCGAAGCCCAAGTACCTCGTCGTCAACGCCGACGAGTCCGAGCCGGGCACCTGCAAGGACATCCCGCTCATGATGGCCAGCCCGCACACGCTGGTCGAGGGCGTGATCGTCAGCTCCTACGCGATCCGCGCCAACACCGCGTTCATCTACGTGCGCGGCGAGGTCCTCCACGTGATCCGCCGTCTCCAGCGCGCGGTGCAGGAGGCCTACCTGGCCGGCCACCTCGGCAAGAACATCCACGGCTCCGGCTACGACCTCGACCTGATCGTCCACGCCGGCGCCGGTGCCTACATCTGCGGCGAGGAGACGGCCCTGCTCGAGGGCCTCGAGGGCCGCCGCGGCCAGCCGCGCCTGCGCCCGCCGTTCCCCGCGGTCGCCGGCCTCTACGCGAGCCCGACCGTCATCAACAACGTCGAGTCGATCGCCTCGGTCCCGAGCATCATCGTCAACGGCCCGGGCTGGTTCGCCGGCATGGGCACCGAGAAGTCCAACGGCTTCGGCATCTTCAGCCTGTCCGGCCACGTCACCAACCCTGGCCAGTACGAGGCCCCGCTCGGCATCACCCTGCGCGAGCTCATCGACCTCGCCGGCGGCATGCGCGAGGGCCACGAGCTGAAGTTCTGGACGCCCGGCGGATCGAGCACCCCGCTCCTGACGCCCGAGCACCTCGATGTGCCGCTCGACTTCGAGGCGGTCGGCGCGGCCGGCTCGATGCTCGGCACGCGCGCGCTGCAGCTCTTCGACGAGACCACCTGCGTGGTCCGCGCGGTCCTGCGGTGGACGGAGTTCTACAAGCACGAGTCGTGCGGCAAGTGCACGCCGTGCCGCGAGGGCACCTGGTGGCTCACCCAGACCCTGGCCAGGCTGGAGAAGGGGCAGGGGAGCGAGGCCGACCTCGACCTGCTGCTCGACCAGTGCGACAACATCCTGGGCCGCTCGTTCTGCGCGCTCGGCGACGGCGCCACCAGTCCGATCTCGAGCTCGATCCAGTACTTCCGCGACGAATACCTCGCGCACCTCACCCACGGCGGCTGCCCGTTCGACCCGGCAGCCTCGACCGTCTTCTCACCTGTCGGAGCTGACGCATGA